Proteins from one Mercurialis annua linkage group LG7, ddMerAnnu1.2, whole genome shotgun sequence genomic window:
- the LOC126657031 gene encoding uncharacterized protein LOC126657031: MNNNNLAQDLRKSLGLVEEAPLHIDDKTFNDLVSTKRTMYKSNYPHMTKEEFVPRDNPLRPVISPTTFLNLDCEKHASEKIDEWITMIRFTVKSGGYTPGGAYKLCKATMVGNAQKYWESLIAHTPIKEEIDREIFADGVLAIVVDALKREFCGFSLSTESLEKEQSLMALMKLQICDMCYFDNFACEFQKYYYNLDLAAQNYMSELFFAKLPDPWPEVAKTAFQLLLNEDKVVNGLGGRIQAVRYAMRKACTELQIEYVPGRYGCSSGTEEKPRTGYSSKKKSFKGYRKRRISRKDREDKRKSDRPGRFIRKRNNLRDKDRIDAFKKKYGKEPKCPKGKPLSNCSCCWVCGSKSHKADTCPQKNKRRENLRRVFFKNESLAYEPIDEEEFSDIDSEIDSIYEVVSEYETDNDESGLWTAQLFMINTTGADML, from the exons ATGAATAACAATAATTTAGCACAAGACCTTAGAAAATCCTTAGGTTTGGTAGAAGAAGCCCCTCTGCATATAGATGACAAAACTTTTAATGATTTAGTCTCTACAAAAAGAACAATGTATAAATCCAATTATCCTCATATGACAAAAGAAGAATTTGTGCCTAGGGATAACCCTTTAAGACCGGTAATTAGCCCGACAACATTTCTCAACTTAGATTGTGAAAAACATGCGTCTGAAAAAATAGATGAATGGATTACTATGATTAGATTTACAGTCAAATCAGGTGGTTACACTCCTGGAGGTGCCTACAAATTGTGCAAAGCCACCATGGTTGGAAATGCTCAAAAATACTGGGAATCACTAATAGCTCACACTccaataaaagaagaaattgatAGAGAAATATTTGCTGATGGAGTTCTAGCTATAGTGGTAGATGCCTTGAAAAGAGAATTTTGTGGTTTTTCGTTGTCTACAGAGTCATTAGAAAAAGAACAATCTTTAATGGCTTTAATGAAACTACAAATCTGTGACATGTGCTATTTTGATAACTTTGCCtgtgaatttcaaaaatattattacaatTTAGACTTGGCAGCCCAAAATTACATGTCAGAATTATTTTTTGCTAAACTCCCGGATCCTTGGCCGGAAGTAGCAAAGACTGCATTTCAACTTCTCCTAAACGAAGACAAAGTGGTCAATGGTTTAGGAGGAAGGATACAAGCAGTGAGATATGCTATGAGAAAAGCATGCACAGAACTTCAA ATTGAGTATGTTCCAGGAAGATATGGATGTTCTTCAGGAACAGAAGAAAAACCCAGAACAGGATATTCTTCAAAGAAGAAAAGTTTCAAAGGATATAGGAAGAGAAGAATATCGAGAAAGGATAGAGAGGACAAGAGAAAGTCTGATAGGCCAGGTAGGTTtattagaaaaagaaataaCCTTAGAGACAAAGATAGGATAGATGCGTTCAAGAAAAAATATGGTAAAGAACCAAAATGTCCTAAGGGAAAACCGTTGAGCAACTGTTCTTGTTGCTGGGTGTGTGGCTCTAAGAGTCATAAAGCTGATACGTGTCCTCAAAAGAATAAGCGAAGAGAAAATCTTAGGAGAGTCTTCTTCAAAAACGAGAGTCTAGCATATGAACCAATAGATGAGGAAGAATTTTCTGATATAGACTCTGAAATAGATTCAATTTATGAAGTAGTTTCTGAATATGAAACTGATAATGATGAATCTGGTTTATGGACAGCTCAATTATTCATGATAAACACTACAGGAGCTGACatg CTATga